In one window of Denticeps clupeoides chromosome 2, fDenClu1.1, whole genome shotgun sequence DNA:
- the gcm2 gene encoding chorion-specific transcription factor GCMb: MSKAAEQFDAADCVCSVGMKLTWDINDPKLPQDLKQFDAFQEWTDGYVRYIYSGEDKNAQRHLSGWAMRNTNNHNCQILKKSCLGVVVCARNCTLQDGGKLQLRPAICDKARQKQQKKLCPSCNSALELIPCRGHSGYPVTNFWRVDGKSIFFQAKGVHDHPRPESKSETEARRSAVKRRMSSPHFSQKRRLVEPEMGRYHDIPFPNLHQLSCMEGPDRFNIIEPNFPNFQSQPYTTFQNTEPYKFMYESMGEAPTTLQKPANPRLYMTRPHYEFPVSGCLGSSSYTTLYKDPASPPSEAESNKMGGGLTGVSHSPPTISHERNYDPKMAGWKPILGKAPYSERGDYGPLPANGNHHYYNSEYPCRYTGPAPTTPTALQTIITTTTKVSYQPCPKPSVVKYGENVYDVKGLPNCSALLEETSPTSYSDLKIPEDSSVIKSVHQDALPAKMERAENFDSYRYGGYAPNSYPDRVAHPFRYDGEY; this comes from the exons ATGTCCAAAGCCGCGGAGCAGTTTGACGCCGCGGACTGCGTTTGCTCGGTCGGGATGAAGCTGACGTGGGACATCAACGATCCCAAATTGCCGCAG GACCTGAAGCAGTTCGACGCCTTCCAGGAGTGGACGGACGGCTACGTCCGCTACATCTACAGCGGCGAGGACAAGAATGCCCAGCGCCATCTCAGCGGCTGGGCGATGCGGAACACCAACAACCACAACTGCCAGATCCTGAAGAAGTCGTGCCTGGGGGTGGTGGTGTGCGCCAGGAACTGCACCCTGCAGGACGGAGGCAAGCTGCAGCTCCGGCCGGCCATATGTGACAAGGCACGACAGAAGCAGCAGA AGAAGCTCTGTCCGAGCTGTAACTCAGCGCTCGAGCTGATTCCTTGTAGGGGACACAGTGGTTATCCTGTCACCAACTTCTGGAGAGTGGATGGAAAATCCATTTTCTTCCAG GCTAAAGGAGTCCACGACCATCCTCGACCTGAGAGCAAGTCAGAGACTGAAGCCAGGAGGAGTGCTGTTAAGCGGCGGATGTCCTCTCCTCACTTCTCTCAGAAGAGGAGGCTGGTGGAGCCCGAG ATGGGCCGTTACCATGACATCCCCTTCCCTAACCTGCACCAGCTGTCCTGCATGGAGGGTCCAGATCGCTTCAACATCATCGAGCCCAACTTCCCCAATTTCCAGTCCCAGCCCTACACGACCTTCCAGAACACCGAGCCCTACAAGTTCATGTACGAGTCGATGGGCGAAGCGCCCACCACGCTGCAGAAGCCAGCCAACCCGCGGCTCTACATGACCCGCCCGCATTATGAGTTCCCCGTGTCAGGGTGCCTGGGCTCCAGCTCCTACACGACCCTCTACAAGGACCCAGCCAGTCCACCATCCGAGGCCGAGTCCAACAAAATGGGCGGCGGCCTGACGGGGGTATCCCACAGCCCCCCCACCATCAGCCACGAGCGCAATTATGACCCCAAGATGGCCGGCTGGAAGCCAATTCTGGGAAAAGCGCCGTACAGCGAGAGGGGCGACTACGGGCCACTGCCAGCCAACGGCAACCACCACTACTACAACAGCGAGTACCCGTGCAGGTACACAGGCCCCGCCCCGACCACGCCCACCGCCCTGCAGACTATCATCACAACCACCACCAAGGTCTCCTACCAACCCTGCCCGAAACCCTCAGTGGTCAAATATGGCGAGAACGTCTACGACGTCAAGGGACTACCCAACTGCAGCGCCCTGCTGGAGGAGACCTCGCCCACCTCCTACTCTGACCTGAAGATCCCAGAGGATTCCAGCGTCATCAAGTCCGTCCACCAGGATGCCCTGCCCGCCAAGATGGAGCGGGCGGAAAACTTTGACAGCTACCGATACGGCGGCTACGCTCCGAACAGCTACCCTGACAGGGTGGCCCACCCGTTCAGGTACGACGGCGAGTACTGA